The stretch of DNA GGCTACGAGGCCACGCCGTTGAGCGCCATCCTTCGCCGCAGCGGCGTCACCAAAGGCGCGTTCTACTTCCACTTCCCGTCGAAGGAGGCGGTAGCCGCCGCGCTGGTCCGCTTCCAGTCGCAGGCGTGGTCGAAGGTCTGGCAGCGCTGGACCGAACGCGGACTCGACCCGCTGACCACCGCGGTCGGCATCGTCGACGAGGCGGTGCGGATCCTGGAGCGGGACGTGGTGATCCGCGCGGGCACGCAACTGGCGCAGCGCGACAACGGCTCCGCGCTGGACTGGGAGCAGCGGCTCGGAGAGCTGTTCCGGCGTTCCGCGCAGCGCGGCCTGCTGCGTTCCGGGGTCGATCCGGTGGCGGCGACCCGCGTGGTGCACGCGGCCCTCGTCGGCGTGCGGGTGCTCGGCGCGCAGCGACGTGCGACCGGCATGACCCAGCAGATCGGCGACGTGTGGCGGGTGATGCTCGGCGGTATCGCCAGCGCGGAGTGGCTGCGGGAGAACCCGTCGGTGAGCGCTCCCCCCGCCGGCCGCTGAGAGCGGCGTCACGCGATCCGGTTTTTCGCCGCGGAGCGCCTCCGAAGCGCTCGCCGACCCCGCTCGGCCACCTCCGCCGGCTGCCCGGCGCCCATCGAAGCACCCCGGCTGAGGCGTGAAAAACGCTGGTCAAAGCGCTACCATTAGGCATTGTCGCGGCCGCTCCGGCGGCCGCGGGAGGGCGGCCCGCGCGCAACGGACCCCCCGGTTTGGAGCCCGCCAAGGTCGTGTCGTAAGCTTTAATCACTCCGAACGGGGCGCCCCGCGAAGGGAAAGCCGGTAGGAGGCAAGGCCGGGTCGGTTCCGAATCGGCCAAGCCCCCATCGTCTAGCGGCCTAGGACGCCGCCCTTTCAAGGCGGTAGCGCGGGTTCGAATCCCGTTGGGGGTACGCTACAACAGCACATGGCCCAGTGGCGCAGTTGGTCAGCGCGCCGCCCTGTCACGGCGGAGGTCGCGGGTTCAAGTCCCGTCTGGGTCGCCAGAGCGATCGGCTGAGGAGCCGGGCGCCACGGCCAGGTAGCTCAGTTGGTACGAGCGTCCGCCTGAAAAGCGGAAGGTCGGCGGTTCGACCCCGCCCCTGGCCACCGCTCAGACCAGCCAAAAAGCCCCACCGGTTGCCGGTGGGGCTTTTTCAGGTCTTCGTTTGAGGTCTCAGTCGCTTCCCCAAGGAAGGCGTTCAGCCTGCCCGCCGCGTCTAGCCGGATCTCGTCGGTGGCGTAGCGCTTCTTCATCGACAACGTCGACCAACCCATCATGTCCATGACGGTCCGGTCGGGGACGCCGAGGACCAGCGGCTGACGCGCCCTGAGCTGAGCACCGATTCCGGTGGGCCCGCTTGTTTCGAATTCCGCCAATGTGCGGGGCTGCTTGGAAGCGGGCGCCTGTGCTCGGCGCGGCTGATCATGCGGTGTGCGTGGTGGGGGAAGACGTGCTGAGCGCTGATCGGCCGCCGGTTCACTGCACGCGGGTCTCACGGACGGACGGGGAGATCGTGTACTTGTACACCCAGACGCCGTGCGGACGCTGGTGATCCTTCACGTACCACGCGGGGGTTTCATCGGCGGGTTCCGAACCGTCTCGCGGCACGGGCAGCGGCGATAGCGGAGCGCCGTCGGCCCCGGCAGGCAGCGTGATCTCCCGGCCGTCCTCGGGGCCACCGAACAGCTCGATCCGAGTGTGCAGGTCCACGGGTGATCCCTCCCAGGGCTGGAGTCTTGCGTGCGGCCACCGGATGAGACCGCGGGCGGCGGTGACAGGTTCCCTTGTCCACACAAACGAGTGAGCATCCGCAAAGTTGCGCGAGAAAGTGAATTACCCCTGAAAGTAGGACGCCCCCGCGCTCAACCGGCCTGGGGGTCACCGGGAGTGCGGGGGCGTTAAGTCCACCCCTGGGGGTCAGGTGGACGCCTTCCAGGTTACTTGGTGGTATGCCGAATGTCTCTAGGTGCAGAGATCTTTTTTCCAGGAGCCCGGTGTGCAACATCACACGATCGGACTAGCGAACCGGACCAGTGCGAGCGCCTGATCGTCGTGCCGTTTCGGTCGCGGCCAGCGGGTTCCGTCCGGGTCTGCCTCCTCGGCTGCGCGCACTCGGTCCAGCACGGCTCGGGGCCCGGCGCGGGACGCCTCCTCGAGCATCGCTGACCAGTCCTCGTAGCTGCCGTACTCCTGCACTCCGCAGGACACACCGTCGGTGGCCGCCAAGGCCGCTCGCACCGCAGGCCGCGGCCAGTCGGCGCGGGCGGCGTGGAACGCTGCTTCGGGGACTGCCTCGGCGACCCAGAAACCTCCGTCGACATTGCGCCAGCGGGACGTGCGATCCATCGACGAACCCAGCGCGCGGCGGTGCCCTGCGCCGAATCCGCCGCCGGAAAGCAGGCGTTCGCGGTAACCGCCGCCGCTGCCCAGCGCCGCGAGCTGGTCGTCGATCACCGGCTGCGGGCCGTCCCCGGTGAACACCACGATCGGGCTGTCCGCGAGAACCAGGGCCTCGACGTGGTCGTCGTCCCAGCGCAACAGCGATGCAGTGCTCGAAGGGGAGGCGCCGGGCCGGAGTTCCCAGGTGTCCGCCACATCGCTGATCGCCTCGGCGAGCACATCCGCCAGGTCCGCGCCCGGAACGGCCAAGCGCGGCCGCAACGCCTCGGCGAGCTGCGCGGCGTACCAGCCTCCGGAGCGTGCCGCCGGGCTCAACGACGTCGCGCCGTCGAGCACCGCCACCGCGTTGGGCAGCACCAGCACCACGTCCTCGCTCCGGCCGGGTCCGGAGAAGTGATCACCGGCCTGTTCCGCGACTTCAACGCTAGGCATGGTCCGATTGTCCGCTGCGGCGCACCGCGACCAACGGCAGCAGCGACTGCGTGAGAACCCCGATCAGCAGGGCGTACACGACGGTCCCGACGCCGACGGAACCGCCCAGCAGCCACCCGGCGGCGAGCACGACGAGTTCGACAACGGTCCGCGCCACCCGCACCGACCAGCCGGTGCGCGCGTGCAAGCCGGTCATCAGGCCGTCCCGCGGCCCGGGGCCGAGCCGGGCGCCGACGTACACCGCAGTGGCCGCGCCGTTCAGCAGTACTCCCCCCACCAGCAACGCGAGCTGCCAGACCAGCGCGTGCGCCTGCGGCAGCACGGCCAGCGCCACATCCACCGACCCGGCTACGACCACGACGTTGGCGACGGTGCCGATGCCCGGTCGCTGCCGCAGCGGCACCCACAGCAGCAGCACGATGATGCTGGTCAACGCCGTGACAGCACCGAAGCTCCAGCCCAGCCGGTTGGTCAGCCCGTCGTGCAGCACGTCCCACGGCGACAATCCGAGCCCGGCGCGGACCATCAACGCCATGCTCGTGCCGTAGAGCCAAAGCCCGATCAGCAGCTGCGGCAGCCGGGCGGCCGGGCGCACTCGCACCGGTATCGGCGAAAGATCCACCTGAGCCGTTGTCGAAGTCATGTTTCGAGAGGTACCCGGGTATTGGTACCGAATACGAGGTCCAATCTGCAATTATTGGACCCATGTCCCGCGTGATCGGTCGAGTCGGCGCCCGCGGTATCGCGGACCTGCTCCAGGACTGGCACTCCGGCCGCCCCAGCTCCCGCGGCCTGCACCGCGCCGTGCGGCGGCTCGTCCTCGACGGCCGGTTGCCGCCCGGTACCCGGCTGCCTGCCGAGCGCGAGTTCGCCGAAGCGCTCGGGGTGAGCCGCACCCTCGTGGTGCGCGCGCTGGAACTGCTGCGCGAAGAGGGTTTCGCGGCCAGCAGGCAGGGATCCGGTTCTTGGGTCCGGCTCCCCGGCGACCGCGCGAACCCCGATCCGGGCGGCTGGCCCCCGGCGACCGGCGAGTTCATCAACCTCGCGCAAGCGACGCTGCCCGCGCCACCGGAGCTGACCACTGCACTGGATCGCGCCCGGTGCCTGCTGCCCGAGTACCTCAGCGGGCACGGCTACCAGGCGTTCGGCCTCCCCGAGCTGCGCGAACTGATCGCCGCGAGCTACGCGCGCCGCGGCCTGCCCACGAACCCGCAGCAAATCCTGGTGACCAACGGCGCCCAGCACGGCTTCGCGCTCGTGCTGCGCGCACTGGTGTCTCCGGGTGAACGGGTGCTGGT from Saccharopolyspora sp. SCSIO 74807 encodes:
- a CDS encoding TetR/AcrR family transcriptional regulator; translation: MPQQRRAQVTRRAIVIAAAEEFDRTGYEATPLSAILRRSGVTKGAFYFHFPSKEAVAAALVRFQSQAWSKVWQRWTERGLDPLTTAVGIVDEAVRILERDVVIRAGTQLAQRDNGSALDWEQRLGELFRRSAQRGLLRSGVDPVAATRVVHAALVGVRVLGAQRRATGMTQQIGDVWRVMLGGIASAEWLRENPSVSAPPAGR
- a CDS encoding YitT family protein — protein: MTSTTAQVDLSPIPVRVRPAARLPQLLIGLWLYGTSMALMVRAGLGLSPWDVLHDGLTNRLGWSFGAVTALTSIIVLLLWVPLRQRPGIGTVANVVVVAGSVDVALAVLPQAHALVWQLALLVGGVLLNGAATAVYVGARLGPGPRDGLMTGLHARTGWSVRVARTVVELVVLAAGWLLGGSVGVGTVVYALLIGVLTQSLLPLVAVRRSGQSDHA